Proteins from a genomic interval of Bacillus horti:
- a CDS encoding methionine ABC transporter ATP-binding protein, with protein MIQFENVSKTFRSKGKEVHAVKNVSLHVKQGEIFGVIGFSGAGKSTLLRLVNLLERPSEGRVIVHDKEINSLPQSELRRLRRRIGMIFQSFNLFTSRTVYGNVAYPLKLAKYPKDKIDSRVKEVLKFVGLEDKADYYPEQLSGGQKQRVGIARALGTSPDILICDEATSALDPETTGEILKILKRVNEEYNITILLITHEMHVIKSICDRVAVMENGSVIEEGPVFTVFSEPQTQTTKNFISSVLNDQLSVKLLEKLRQNHHGKLYRVVFKGEATNQPLLSQVTRKHKIDFNIVYGSINELQEQILGNLIVEFIGDERVILQVIRELQKQVEIKEVIHS; from the coding sequence TTGATTCAGTTTGAAAATGTTAGTAAAACGTTCCGTTCAAAGGGTAAGGAGGTGCACGCTGTAAAAAATGTATCTCTACATGTGAAACAAGGTGAAATATTTGGGGTCATTGGATTTAGTGGGGCAGGTAAGAGCACGTTACTACGCTTAGTCAATTTGTTAGAGCGTCCTTCAGAGGGAAGGGTGATTGTCCATGACAAGGAGATTAATTCCCTCCCACAATCAGAGCTGCGTAGACTAAGAAGGCGTATAGGTATGATTTTTCAATCCTTCAATCTGTTTACTTCACGTACCGTATATGGGAATGTGGCGTATCCGCTAAAGCTAGCGAAATACCCCAAGGATAAGATCGATTCTAGGGTAAAAGAAGTGCTCAAATTTGTTGGATTAGAGGATAAAGCGGACTACTATCCAGAGCAGTTGTCAGGTGGGCAGAAGCAGAGAGTAGGAATAGCAAGGGCCTTGGGAACCTCTCCAGATATTCTTATCTGTGATGAAGCTACGTCAGCTTTAGATCCAGAAACAACGGGAGAGATTCTAAAGATCCTAAAGAGAGTAAACGAGGAATACAACATTACCATTCTCCTAATTACTCATGAAATGCATGTGATCAAAAGCATTTGTGATCGCGTTGCGGTAATGGAAAATGGCTCTGTCATAGAAGAAGGCCCCGTATTTACCGTATTCTCAGAACCACAAACACAAACAACAAAGAATTTTATAAGCTCAGTTTTGAACGATCAACTATCTGTCAAGCTACTAGAGAAGCTAAGACAGAATCATCATGGTAAGCTATATCGTGTTGTGTTTAAGGGAGAAGCTACAAATCAGCCACTTCTCTCTCAGGTTACGAGAAAGCATAAAATAGATTTCAATATTGTATATGGCAGCATAAATGAGCTCCAGGAGCAGATTTTAGGAAATTTAATTGTAGAGTTCATAGGTGATGAAAGAGTCATTTTGCAGGTTATTAGAGAACTCCAGAAACAGGTTGAAATTAAGGAGGTGATCCATTCATGA